The following nucleotide sequence is from Tardiphaga alba.
GACATAGCCCTGCGCTCGTGCCATCACATGCGGCGGCACGTGCTGCAGCAGCAGGCCCATGGTACCGAGCTGCGTCAGCCCGTAAGTGGCGCCGTGCAGCACCTGCACGACGACCAGCACCGGCAGCGGCAAGGTCTGCGCCGTCAGCGTCCAGCGCAGCAGCGCACCGAGACCGCCGAGGATGACCAGTGTCGCCGGCGCGAAGGTGATGCGCGGCGACAGCGCGAACAGCACGATCTCGGCGAGCACGCCGATGGTCCAAAGGCCCGCAATCGTCAGGCCGTCATAGCCGGCCGCCTGCCAGGTGATCGATGCGAATGTGTAGTAGCCGGCATGGCTGCCCTGGATCAGCGCCGTCGACGCGGCAATAGCGAGAAAGCCGGGATCGCGGAGCAGCGCGCTTGCCTTCGACAGCACCTTGCCGTCACCGATCGGCGCGCCAAGCGGTTGCAGGCCGAGGCTGACGATAGCCGACAGCACCATCGCGCCGACGATCACCCAGATCAGTTGCGTGCCATCGAGCCAGTTCACGACCAGGCCGCAGGCGAGCGCGCCAACCACGAAGGCGGCCGAGCCCCACAGCCGCAACGGGCCGTAATTGAAGCCGAAGCGCACCACGCCTTTCAGCGCATAACCATCAGTGAGCGCCGTCAGCGGCGTCCACACCACCGCGGTGAGCGCAAACATGAGCAGGATCGCCAGCGGCTCGCGCAGCATCCCCACCACTGCGAAGCCGATCATGGTGAGGAAGGCGCAGACGATCATGGTCTGGCGCAGCGCGTGATGCCGCTCGGCGAAGGCGGTGATGAAAGGCAGCGTGGTAAAGCGGGTCGTCGAGGGCACCGCGAGGATGATACCAATCCAGGCCGGATCGATCCCGATGGCCTTCAGCCAGACCGGGAAAAAGGGCAGATAAAAACCGCTGGAGCCGAACACCGTACCGTAGAACATGGCCAGCCGCTGCGCGAATTTGCGCGCTAACGACGGGGCGATCTGGGGGCGGTTTCAGGTATCATCGGCGGGGTTGCGATTCGTACGGGATCGTTGCCATGCTGACATACCGCGCCTGACGGCGCGCCGCGAGTTGACCTGATGGCTGAAGAAGCATTTGCCCTGTCGCCGATCAACGCCCGTCCCACTGTGCCGGGCGAGGCGGACTATGAGGCGATCCGCGAGGCTTTCATGGAGACCGCGCGCGGCCGCTGGTTCCTGGCCGAATACACCAAGCGCAACCGCAACGCCGATACCAACCTGTTGCTCGAAGCCGTCTCACGGCTGGAAGGCAACCTCGCCGCCCAGAAGCAGCAGCCGCAGGGACTGAGCCTGACCGCGGCGCTTGGCGCGATTCGCTCCGCGGTACGCCAGGCCAAGGCCACCGCCATCGAGGTGCTGCCGCGCAGCGAGGGCGACGACATCCAGACCGGCGCCCGCAATGGCGCGCGCATCGTGCGCGAGATCGCCTGGACGCTGCGCGAATGCGGCGCCGATGCCCGCATCTGCGATCTCCTCGACACCCAGGTGAAGGCCATCGAAGCCGGCCAAGCCGCCCTGCAGGCGCAGACGCCCGAGAACAGCCGCGAGGCCGTGCTGGCGAGCTACGACGCGCTGATGGAGCGCATCGAGGCGCTGGCCGATGGCCTGCCAGCAGCAGCGAAAGCCGAGCCCTCCGCCGAAGCCGCGCCCGAACCGCGCGAAGCATCGGTGACGCCGCTGTTCAAGGCGCATGCGAGCGAGACCGTCGCGGAAGCGCCGGCAGAAATCATGCGGGCACCCGAGCCGGTCGTCACCATACCGGAGCCGATCGTCGAGGCGCCGGCTGCCGAAGCGCTGGCCGAGGCCGCCGAAGTCATGGTCGACACCTCCGCGGCGATGCCCGCTGACGAGATGTCGGCGATGGCCGAGACAGACGTCGCCGCCGAGGAAGCCGAGGATCTTGCCGTGCTCGATGCCGTCGCCATGGAAATGGGCGCGATGGATTTCGACGAGTCCGTCGCCGACGACGAGCTGTTCGCGCCGCAAGCAGAAGCCGTGCACGACGAACCCGCTTATACGGCCCCGGTGCACAGCGAACCGGTCCAGCAGGATGTGATCGTGCAGGAGGCGGCACCGAGCGCTTCGGTGGCCGCGCCCGTGTCAGCGCCCGTCGCCAATGAGATGACGCTGGCCGAGATCACCCAGGCTGCACTGACGCCGGAGCCGGTGGCCCCCGCTGCGCCTTCACTCGGCGCAGCCCTGATCGCCAATGGCGTGATCGCCAATCCGGCAGCCCCCGCCTCCGATCCGCTGGCGCCGATCCGCCGTATGACCCAGGCCGAGAAGATCGCGTTCTTCTCGTAAGGGCTGAGGCACCACCTCAGTGCGGAGATGATCAGAACTCTTCTTCACCTCTCCCCACCGGGGAGAGGTCGGATCGTTCTTACGATCCGGGTGAGGGGGAGCAACAAGCAGCGGCGCAAGCCCCTTCACCCGCGCGCAAGTGCGCGCGACCTCTCCCCGGTGGGGAGAGGTG
It contains:
- a CDS encoding MFS transporter, whose amino-acid sequence is MFYGTVFGSSGFYLPFFPVWLKAIGIDPAWIGIILAVPSTTRFTTLPFITAFAERHHALRQTMIVCAFLTMIGFAVVGMLREPLAILLMFALTAVVWTPLTALTDGYALKGVVRFGFNYGPLRLWGSAAFVVGALACGLVVNWLDGTQLIWVIVGAMVLSAIVSLGLQPLGAPIGDGKVLSKASALLRDPGFLAIAASTALIQGSHAGYYTFASITWQAAGYDGLTIAGLWTIGVLAEIVLFALSPRITFAPATLVILGGLGALLRWTLTAQTLPLPVLVVVQVLHGATYGLTQLGTMGLLLQHVPPHVMARAQGYVTACTGLVMSSMAVLSGAIYARYGEGVYYVMAVLGAAGACVIWFGRKRVSEKLHDVV